Proteins encoded by one window of Conger conger chromosome 1, fConCon1.1, whole genome shotgun sequence:
- the cited4b gene encoding cbp/p300-interacting transactivator 4b: protein MADHMMMSMSHGGAGGGIHGYRMGMGGLQGGPQQHAAPAGLRGFPGGQMMHYGGGGPQGGMDGGMRQRPAMGQMAHHHPMAGNMMYAGQQQQQQQQQQQQQQQQHPQQQPQQQQQQHHPQQQQHHMQHLPQAPPQPQQQYLQGGLTSQQLMASMHLQKLNTQYHGHPLGAMNGHLGPGGPQYRVGAGAHLAGMQHMGGPGLGPAGIMDTDLIDEEVLTALVMELGLDRVQELPELFLGQNEFDFLSDFVSKQQPSRVSC from the coding sequence ATGGCGGATCACATGATGATGTCCATGAGCCACGGTGGGGCCGGCGGCGGCATCCACGGCTACAGGATGGGCATGGGGGGCCTCCAGGGCGGGCCCCAGCAGCACGCCGCCCCAGCCGGCCTGCGGGGCTTCCCCGGCGGGCAGATGATGCACTACGGCGGGGGCGGACCCCAGGGCGGCATGGACGGCGGGATGCGGCAGCGGCCGGCGATGGGGCAGATGGCCCACCACCACCCGATGGCGGGAAACATGATGTACGccgggcagcagcagcagcaacagcaacagcagcagcagcagcagcaacaacagcaccCGCagcaacaaccacaacaacaacaacaacaacaccacccgcagcaacagcagcaccaCATGCAGCACCtcccccaggccccgccccagcCCCAGCAGCAGTACCTGCAGGGCGGGCTCACCTCCCAGCAGCTGATGGCCAGCATGCACCTGCAGAAACTCAACACGCAGTACCACGGACATCCTCTAGGGGCCATGAACGGTCACCTGGGCCCCGGGGGGCCGCAGTACCGGGTCGGTGCCGGGGCCCACTTGGCGGGCATGCAGCACATGGGGGGTCCCGGGCTGGGCCCTGCGGGCATCATGGACACGGACCTGATAGACGAGGAGGTTCTGACGGCGCTGGTGATGGAGCTGGGCCTGGACCGGGTGCAGGAGCTGCCCGAGCTCTTCCTGGGGCAGAACGAGTTCGACTTCCTCTCGGACTTTGTCAGCAAACAGCAGCCGAGCAGGGTcagctgctga